The Solicola gregarius DNA window GGCTAGCGAGATGGCGACGTGCCCGAGGACGGCGACCACCATGACCCTGACGGCAAAGGCCGTTGCAGCGTCATCTTGGCCGGTCACGATGCTGGCGAGGATCATCAGACCGGCGCCGACCATCGCGGCCTGCACGAGCAGGTGCGGAAACAGCCACTTCGACTGCCACAGGTCACGACCCTCGGCCTGGCCGAACAGGAACGCCGTATATCCCGCTGCCATCGCGCACGCGACGATCGCGAGTACACCGATCACCTCGCTGAGACCGCCGACGTCCGCGATACGTACGACGAACCAGGCGATCGCGGCGGCGCCGAGCGCGAGCAGGCAGTAGCCTCCGCGCACCAACCAGGAACCGTTGTTCGGCCGGGTGAACAGGTAGTAGAACCGCTCCGGGCGCTTGAGGTCCCAGATCAGCAGGACGCCGGTGGCGGCGGCGCCGGCCGCGGCGAGCACGGGAGCGAGCACCGACCCCGCCACGCCCAGGTCGACGCCGAACAGCAGCGCGAGCGCCGCGGTGAACAGCGCGCCCGCGCCCGCCGCCTTCGTCCAGAGGTACGTCGCGACCCGCCAGCCCCAGGGCCGCGGATGCGCGGTGTTGAGGGTGGTCGTCGCCGTCGGGTCGGAACCGGTGAAGTCGTCCTGGGTACGAAGGCGTTGCTCGTCGGGCTTCGCCCACAGGTAGGTGTCGCGAACCGGTGCCTCGAGCGGATCGAGCACCGCGCGGTCAGCGCCCAGGTAGAACACGTTCGGTCCGGTGTTCTGCTCGGGAGCGCGTACCTGTGTCGGGTTGTCGGCGATGAGCCGAGCGATGCCGGAGTCCTCGTCGTCGAGGTCGCCGACCCAGATCGAGTGCGTCGGGCACACCACGACACATGCGGGCTCGAGGCCTTCGTCGACCCGGTGTGCGCAGAAGTTGCACTTCGCCGCGGTGTTGGTGTCTTCGTCGATGTAGATCGCGTCGTACGGACACGCCTGCATACACGACTTGCAGCCGATGCAGCTGTCGCCGTCGAAGTCGACGATGCCGTCGTCGCGCTTGAACAGGGCCTCGGTCGGGCAGATCTTGACGCATGGTGCGTCGGTGCAGTGGTTGCAGCGCATCACGCCGAAGTCGCGCGTGTTGTCGGGGTAGCTTCCCGAGTCGACGTACTTCACCCAGGTGCGGAACTGCCCCACGGGCACGTCGTGCTCGGTCTTGCACGCAACGGTGCAGGCGTGACAGCCAACGCACGTACGCTGGTCGATCGCGAATCCGTACTTCATAGCACCTCACGAAGCTGAGCCGTACCCGTCAGGATCCCCCGCGTCGGCCTTCGCCGCTAGGCAGCAGAACCTGATCAGCTCATAGCCTGGGGTTATGCCGCCCGGGAGCCGTCAGCCCCCGGCGGCGACCGCTGCGTGCGGACCGACGCCGAGCCCGCGCAGCGCCGTGCCGATCTCGCTGGGGATGTCGACGACGGCGACGCCCGCCCCGCGCAGGGCAGCGACCTTCGTGTCGGCACTGCCGCGATCGCCGGTCACGATCGCACCCGCGTGGCCCATCCGCCGGTCGGGTGGTGCACTGCGGCCCGCGATGAACGCGACCGTCGGTACGCCGAGACCGGTGATCACCTCCGCAGCGTCCTCCTCCATCGACCCGCCGATCTCTCCGACGATGACGATCGCCTCGGTGGCGGGGTGGGCGACGAGCGCGCGTACCGCGTCGGCCGTCGTCGTACCGAGGATGGGGTCACCACCGACGCCGATGAACGCGGACTGCCCGAAGCCGGCCGTTACGAGGTTCATGCACACCAAGGTGCCCAGGCTTCCACTGCGCGACACGACGCCGATCCGGCCGGGCCGGAAGATGTTGGGGGCGAACCCCGGCATGATCCCGACGCTCGACTGACCTGGCACGACGAGCCCGGCCGTGTTCGGACCCACGACGACCGAACCACACTCGCGCGCGACGGCGAGCATCTCCATCACGTCGTGCGACGGGATGTGCTCGGCGAGACAGACGATCGTACGAATGCCGGCCTCGGCCGCGTCGACGACGGCGTCCTTGGCACGCGCGGGAGGCACGAACAGGACGGTTGCGTCGAGGTCGTGTGCGGCCGCTGCGTCTGCGGCCGTGTCGTAGACGGGGACGCCGTGGACCTCTCGCCCCGCGCGACCGGGGCTGGCGCCGGCAACGACGCGCGTGCCGCACTCCTCCATGCGCTCGGTCCAGTACTGGCCCTGCCGGCCCGTGATGCCCTGTACCAGGACCGCATGCTGTGCGGTGACGATCATGCCGAGACCTCCCGATCGCTGCGCGCGTTGGCGATCGCCTCACGTACGGCGTCGTCCATCAGGTCATGCGGCTCCATGCCGAGCCGTTCGCGTACCAGAGCGATGGCCTCCTGCTCGCCGGTGCCATGGATGGTGAACGAGATCGGAACGTCTGGTCGCAGCTCTTCGATCGCGTTGACGA harbors:
- a CDS encoding 4Fe-4S dicluster domain-containing protein; translated protein: MKYGFAIDQRTCVGCHACTVACKTEHDVPVGQFRTWVKYVDSGSYPDNTRDFGVMRCNHCTDAPCVKICPTEALFKRDDGIVDFDGDSCIGCKSCMQACPYDAIYIDEDTNTAAKCNFCAHRVDEGLEPACVVVCPTHSIWVGDLDDEDSGIARLIADNPTQVRAPEQNTGPNVFYLGADRAVLDPLEAPVRDTYLWAKPDEQRLRTQDDFTGSDPTATTTLNTAHPRPWGWRVATYLWTKAAGAGALFTAALALLFGVDLGVAGSVLAPVLAAAGAAATGVLLIWDLKRPERFYYLFTRPNNGSWLVRGGYCLLALGAAAIAWFVVRIADVGGLSEVIGVLAIVACAMAAGYTAFLFGQAEGRDLWQSKWLFPHLLVQAAMVGAGLMILASIVTGQDDAATAFAVRVMVVAVLGHVAISLADLLGRHETRGATVAAATLVRGRYARAFWGGSTALSLVALLIALPSWNGSLPGLALVAGLLVQVSLVVHEVVYVRAAQDVPLS
- a CDS encoding succinate--CoA ligase subunit alpha; the encoded protein is MIVTAQHAVLVQGITGRQGQYWTERMEECGTRVVAGASPGRAGREVHGVPVYDTAADAAAAHDLDATVLFVPPARAKDAVVDAAEAGIRTIVCLAEHIPSHDVMEMLAVARECGSVVVGPNTAGLVVPGQSSVGIMPGFAPNIFRPGRIGVVSRSGSLGTLVCMNLVTAGFGQSAFIGVGGDPILGTTTADAVRALVAHPATEAIVIVGEIGGSMEEDAAEVITGLGVPTVAFIAGRSAPPDRRMGHAGAIVTGDRGSADTKVAALRGAGVAVVDIPSEIGTALRGLGVGPHAAVAAGG